A window of Limosilactobacillus reuteri genomic DNA:
CTCAAGTTCAAATGCGTCAGATTTTGGTTTCTCCTGATTGTGATGCTAACTTGTTGCCAGGAAATGAAGTTTTGATTGGTAATGCTAGTCATTCCTTCTCAAAAGATGGCCGGTTAATTAATGCGGAAGCACGTGATAACCTTGAAAACTGCTTTACCCATTTTGTGGAATACATTCAAATCTTTGAAAATGTAAATAAGGAGGGACTGGATATGTCCATTAATCAACCAACGATCAGTGAAGCTTACATTAACTTCCCTACTGGTCGGTTGACATTAAAAGAAGTTCAACAAATCTTCAGTACAATCCCATTTGAAATTGACTTGATTGACAGTACTGATCATTTCGCATGGTTCTCTGATAAGCCAAATCGGGAACACGTTCGGAATGTAGCTTCTCTCGGTGAAACTGTTCAAGAATGTCATCCACCGTTGGCTGTTCCAGCTGTTATGAAGATTATTAACAGTTTCCGGAATGGTGAAAAAGACGTTGTAACTCGGCCATTATGGATGAATGGTCACCGTTCATTGATCCAATACTACGCCTTACGTGATGTTAATGGTCATTACCTTGGCACCATCGAATTTACTGGTAATGTGGAATACATTCTTAACCTCTTCGAAAATGGTGCATGGAGTACTGATGGTAACACTGGTGCTTCTAAGCATGAAGATGCTAGCGACAACAGTGAAGAAGCTGACAGTGTTGACGCATCAACTGGTGCTTCAGAATCAAGTGATGATGATAACACTGACAATGCTAGTGAAGTGGTTGCGACCCAAGCACCAGCAGCAAATGACGATACTGATGCGGACGCTACAACAGGCGCATCCGATGCGGGCAGCGTAGACGCAAATGATGACGAGGCAGATGCGACAACAGGTGCATCCGAAAACTAATTATGAATAATGAATTGATGGCGCAACGGCATGTGATGACTCATCATGCTCTTGGAACTCGCATAAATTTGACGATTTTTGGTAACGAATATTTTTCGTTGCTAAAGAAATCGATGGACCTAATTGATCATTATGAGGATCAACTAACGGTTAACCGTAATGAATCAGAAGTAATGTCGGTGAATCATGGTGCAGGTAAAACCCCGAAAATGGTATCGTCAACGACTTTTGACCTCATTGAACTGGCAGTGAAATATAGTCGTGAAAACTTTGGCTTTAACGCTTTGATCGGCCCGTTAGTAAAACTATGGAAAATCGGCTTTGCAGGGGCGCACGTGCCAAGTGATGCTGAGATCAAAGAGCGGTTAAAGTTGATCGACCCTTATAAAGTATTACTGAACCGAGACGCACGGACGGTATATTTAGAAGAGCCGGGGATGGAATTAGACCTTGGCGGGATTGCAAAAGGCTATATTGCGGACCGTATTCGTGATCTTTGGATTGAAGCTGGCGTTCCCGCGGGAATTATCGACTTAGGGGGTAACCTCCTATTTGTTGGTAGGTCACCACGGCGGGATGATGGGCAGTGGATCATCGGTGTGCAGGATCCGCAACTGCATCGTGGTGAAAATTCGGCAACTGTCCGCGAGCCGGCTTGTTCGGCAGTTACATCTGGGATTTATGAACGATTTTTGATTAAAAATGGTCGTCGTTATCACCATTTACTAGATCCTCGGACTGGATACCCGTTAGAGACTGATTTGAGCAGTGTGACTGTTTTTACTGATCAATCGGTAATGGGTGAAATTGAGGCCAAGCGACTCTTCTTCAATGGTGAACCAATCACAGGCTGGAAAGCGCGTCCTGGTAACCGTGGCGCTATCTTTATTCATAATGATGAATAAATGGTAAATGTTGGCTTTGAATAAAATTTAATTTCATTTGAGGATGGGAATTAACTATTAATTCTTGGTTCTTTAACAATAAAATCCGGACTATGATTTTTGATCGATCCAAAAATCGTAGTTCGGATTTTAAATTATTTATGAAATTAGTCTCCAATCGACTAATTGATTGGCCAAATTTCGTTAGATTTAATGCCATCAAGGCTAGCCCAATGTCATTTTCCACAGCCCCTTGGCCACGGAGGTGAGTTCGGCGTATGCCAAAATCCCTCTTCATGTGACCAAAGACTGGTTCAACGTCGAACTTCCGTCGACGATAAATTGCCTTGCCTTCGTCACTTGAGAGGGTATCTTTAACTTTAGCTTTATAATAATTCCACGTTGGGTTAACCTGCATATAGCGTTGCCGACCACCTGGTGTCTTCGCTAGCTCATCTAATTTAACTGATAGTTGATGTTTATCAGCACGATAGATTTTAAAGTCACGCTTAAAGCCATACTTATCAGTGGATTTACTGTAGCGATAAAAACTAAAACGAACTCCTTGATGATCAATGTAGTAGTCGTCATTAGCGTTATATTCCCAATTCTGTGACCTAGTTGGATCATTTTTAAACTTACGTTTCTGTTCCTTTTGATAGGTTGTGTATGGGATAACCGGCTGCTTTTCAAACCGATCAAGAATCATTGTGTAATTGTACTCACTACCATAGCCTGCATCGGCGACGATATGTTCAAAGAAATCTAAAGCATGAAACTGGGTAAGGAATGGCACTAAGGTCCTGGTGTCAGTTGGATTTGAAAACAGCCCGTAATCAAGGACAAATTGCTTATGGGTAGCGATTTGCAGGTTATAGCCGGGCTTCAACTCCCGATTCATCATCGGATCTTCCTTCATACACATGAAGGTCGCATCGTGGTCAGTTTTGGAATAGCTATTACGACCTTGGAAGATATTTTCAGCACGTTCATACTTTTTGGCACGCGGAATTAGGTCGTTGCTTAATTGGTGACGAAGCTTTTTTAGAAAACGACGGCGCCGTTTTCTCACTGAAACGCCTTTGATGATTTTTGGTTCTTGCCTAATCTTTCCATCTAGCTTAGTGATTTTCTCCGCCAGTTCTTGTTCCATTACTTCCATGCCTTCGGCGGAAGTAACCAGCTCCGGTGCCATTTCTTGCACCACTTGCTTTTCTACTAGTTCCTCATAAAGCTTACTTGTCTTTTCTCTTAACTTAGCGTGATACTTTTCAACTGCCCGTCGCCAAGTAAATGAATATTTATTGGCATCGGCTTCTACCTAGGTCCCATCGATAAAAACTGCATCATTTTGAATTAGTCCGTGATCTTTCAAAGCCATGGTAAAGTAAACAAAGGCATGTTTAATTAGCTTACTAGCGTGCTGACTGCGTCGAAAGTTATTGATGGTATGGTAGCTATAAGTATAATCATGAGCTAACCAACGCATTGGCAGGTTCTCATCCAACATCATTTCAATCTTTCTTCCAGAATAAGTTTGACGTGCGTAGGCAAACAAGAGAATCTTAAGCATAATTGCTGGATGCGATGAAGGGCGGCCGGTAGCCGCTCCTGAATCTTCTAATAGCACATTTTGTGGAATCGAGTCGACAAAATCACCAATTAGCCGCGCAATATGATTCTGTGGTAAATCATAGTTATAGTTTAGTACGAATTTGGTTTGCCCTATGGTATAATTTTGATACATGGAAATCGCTCCCTTTGGTTGTTTTTAGGGGTAATTACATCATATCAGGAACGATTTCCTGTGTACATAAAAACCGGATGATGAATTGTTCAAAAAATTCATCATCCGGTTTTTATTTTGGACTAGGAGTTTTTTCCCAGCCTCTTTTATCGTCAAGCGTGTTTGTTAAAATACGCTTCGCTCTTGTCTAAAATTATTTAGGGACTGTCTGAAAACTAAAAATTCAGGTATAATCTGAGGAAAAACGAATCGAGGCATTCCGATGACAACACCTAAACGATACGAACTGGAAGATGCTCAGCGGGACCGAATCAAAGGATACTTCCCGCCATACCGGACTGGCCGTCCATCAAGCCTAGACAACCGTACCGCCCTCAACGCTATCCTCTGGCTCATGCGCAGCGGGGCTCCTTGGCGTGATCTACCTGAACGCTATGGCTCTTGGAAAACGGTGTATAGTCGCTTCCGAGCCTGGGTAAGTTCAAACTTGTTCGAACAGGTTTTTCTCAAATTGATTGACGATCCCGACATGGAAAACTTGAGCTTAGATTCAACGATCGTTCGAGCGCATCAAAAGGCCACTGGGGCAAAAAAAACGCCGAATGTATGGTCGAAAATCAAGCTATTGGACTAAGTCGAGGTGGCCGAACAACCAAGATTCACGCACTCGTTGACGGATTAGGGAATCCCTTGGGTTTTCGCCTAACAGGTGGTCAAGTACATGATAGCCAAGTTGCCAGTGAGTTGCTGGAAGGCTTCGATATTTCTCAATCAAATATTATCGCGGATAAAGCCTATGGCACCGCGAAACTTCGCCAGTATATTAAAGATAAAGCAGCCGTCTATACCATTCCGCCAAAGGAAAATACCAAAGACAAGTGGACCTGTGATTACCACGTTTATTGTGAGCGCCATTTGATTGAGAACTTCTTCAATCAGTTGAAGAACTTTCGTAGGATTGCAACGCGTTATGATAAGCTCGCTCATGTTTATCTGGCTACGGTTTACATTGCCTCAATTTGCATCTTACTTAAGTAGTTTTCAGACGGACCCTAGTAAATACTCCAGAAATATATAACAATATTAAGCCAATTAGAGATATAATTAACCCCCAAAAAATTTGAGAAAACATACTTCTATCTCCAAAAAAACTTCGTAAAATAAACCACTTTTTACCAAAACAAAAAATCAATATGCCTACTAAAAAAATCAACACCCCTAAAATTATCAAAGGGTCTGTAACATACCCAGATTCACTCATTTTATCTCTCCTTTTTCTTCTCCTTCTTTAACTTTACTTATTTTGTTCGTCAACACCACTGATAGTTTCACCAGCTTCAGGGTCTACTCTTCTTGCATATTGTGGGCGAAAACCATTCTGGTAATTACCATCAAAAGACATGCGGAAAAGGTTCCCATTCGAACCAATCACATCAGTCACATCTCTTTGATTAGAGATTCCAAAATCTTGTCCTCTCCAGTCAAGAAAAACATTTAATTCCTTCAAATTGACTATTCCGTATTGATTTATGATCTCTATCAATTGATCTCTCAGCTCTCTTTTTTGACTCTCATCAAGCGTTATATAGCGGTCAAGATCAAAATCATTAATATGCGAAATAATTTTTTTATCGTAAATGTGTTTATTCTTAGCAATAGCATCCTTCGATTCATGAGTAAGATATTCATATGAACCTTTGATATAATCAAGTATCTCAACATGAGCGACTGAACTGTCTCCCAATTTTCGCTTAATTTTCTTTCGGACACTCTCTATCGTTACTGGATTTCGAGCAACGTATATAACATGGTAATGTGGTTTTTTATAACGCTTCCCATTCCGTATAACATCATTACTATTCCACGTATCCTCATCTTTTTTTCATCCATATCGTGTAGAGGACTAACAGCCATTGAAATGCCTAAACTCTCTAACTTCCCTTTCCAATCATTTGGAATTGAATCAGGATACAACAAAAGCCCAAAATGTCTAGCTTTAGTATTTTTAACAGTCATGATATAATTACCCTATTAGAACATAAGTAGCAAGACCTCGTAACCTTCTAAAATCGCGAGTTCTTGCTTATTTTTTTTGGTCTGATTCCTTTCTTGCATATTCTTCTATAGCTAACGCTGCAACCGCAGATTTTGAAAATCCTTTTTGTTTTGCCATATCGGTTAATTTCTTATCTTGCTCTTTAGTCAGAGAAATCATAACTCTTTTTTTCAATTCTGAAATCACCATTGTAAAAAACTCCTATCAAATAAATTTATAAAAAGTGTATCACTTTGTAGCTATATAAGCAACAAAGAAACAACTAATGTATCTGTCAAGTTTTCATAGGTAGCCTTTAAATATACAGTTTTAGTGGGTTAGTGCCTTAAAAAGTTGTCCCATTGGTCTACTTGTGACCGTGTTAATCGGAATTATTCCTTGTACTGCTCCAATTGACGGCTTTGTCGGTGCCTTTCTTAGAAACTCTCCAGTTCGAATATGCATTTCCTGTAATAGGCTGGTTTGAGCCACTCGAGGAAGAACTGTTAATTGTTCTAGGATTGTATTTAAACTAGCTTGCAGTTCACCATTCATTCGGGCTTCAATTAAACCAATCATGGCTTTAGCCCCCTGCTTAGTCCATGACTTGCCCTGTTTCTTCATCCGGTAAGTAAAAGCCCGGTGAGAACTTTCGACTGAACCAATTAAATGAATATCCTTAAATCCACGCATTTGTGGTGAGAGGATATACCGCCAATTTCGCTGTAGATACTTTCTTAAACGCATTAGGTCGTCTGCTTGTTTTTCCGTTAGGTTTTGTGATTCATAAGTATCTAAAATTATTGTTAGCTCTGCTTGATCATGATGACGAACGGCTTTAATTGCTCGCATGGCTAATTCGTTGTGCCGGCCTAAAGTATGTTCAATTTTCTGTAAACAATGATAGCGGTCGAGAAAGTATTCACCATGTGCACCTTGAGGAACTAGACTTAATAGCTTAGCTGGTTCGTAACCTGGGCCAGCGTCACTGGCCAAAAAGATCGTTTGACCGGCAAGCTTATAATGGCGGTCTAAATAATCACTTAGTC
This region includes:
- a CDS encoding NAD(P)H-dependent oxidoreductase, encoding MKILALVGTNANFSYNRILLKYMKKHFCQMADIEIAEISQLPPFSVDTPLSEQTEVWKLKQKVKAADGIIFSTPEYDHGIPAALKSTVEWLSYKTDVLKHKPVMVVGVSYGCQASARSQVQMRQILVSPDCDANLLPGNEVLIGNASHSFSKDGRLINAEARDNLENCFTHFVEYIQIFENVNKEGLDMSINQPTISEAYINFPTGRLTLKEVQQIFSTIPFEIDLIDSTDHFAWFSDKPNREHVRNVASLGETVQECHPPLAVPAVMKIINSFRNGEKDVVTRPLWMNGHRSLIQYYALRDVNGHYLGTIEFTGNVEYILNLFENGAWSTDGNTGASKHEDASDNSEEADSVDASTGASESSDDDNTDNASEVVATQAPAANDDTDADATTGASDAGSVDANDDEADATTGASEN
- a CDS encoding FAD:protein FMN transferase; the encoded protein is MNNELMAQRHVMTHHALGTRINLTIFGNEYFSLLKKSMDLIDHYEDQLTVNRNESEVMSVNHGAGKTPKMVSSTTFDLIELAVKYSRENFGFNALIGPLVKLWKIGFAGAHVPSDAEIKERLKLIDPYKVLLNRDARTVYLEEPGMELDLGGIAKGYIADRIRDLWIEAGVPAGIIDLGGNLLFVGRSPRRDDGQWIIGVQDPQLHRGENSATVREPACSAVTSGIYERFLIKNGRRYHHLLDPRTGYPLETDLSSVTVFTDQSVMGEIEAKRLFFNGEPITGWKARPGNRGAIFIHNDE
- a CDS encoding transposase, whose product is MEQELAEKITKLDGKIRQEPKIIKGVSVRKRRRRFLKKLRHQLSNDLIPRAKKYERAENIFQGRNSYSKTDHDATFMCMKEDPMMNRELKPGYNLQIATHKQFVLDYGLFSNPTDTRTLVPFLTQFHALDFFEHIVADAGYGSEYNYTMILDRFEKQPVIPYTTYQKEQKRKFKNDPTRSQNWEYNANDDYYIDHQGVRFSFYRYSKSTDKYGFKRDFKIYRADKHQLSVKLDELAKTPGGRQRYMQVNPTWNYYKAKVKDTLSSDEGKAIYRRRKFDVEPVFGHMKRDFGIRRTHLRGQGAVENDIGLALMALNLTKFGQSISRLETNFINNLKSELRFLDRSKIIVRILLLKNQELIVNSHPQMKLNFIQSQHLPFIHHYE
- a CDS encoding transposase; this encodes MYQNYTIGQTKFVLNYNYDLPQNHIARLIGDFVDSIPQNVLLEDSGAATGRPSSHPAIMLKILLFAYARQTYSGRKIEMMLDENLPMRWLAHDYTYSYHTINNFRRSQHASKLIKHAFVYFTMALKDHGLIQNDAVFIDGT
- a CDS encoding IS5 family transposase (programmed frameshift), with the protein product MTTPKRYELEDAQRDRIKGYFPPYRTGRPSSLDNRTALNAILWLMRSGAPWRDLPERYGSWKTVYSRFRAWVSSNLFEQVFLKLIDDPDMENLSLDSTIVRAHQKATGGKKNAECMVENQAIGLSRGGRTTKIHALVDGLGNPLGFRLTGGQVHDSQVASELLEGFDISQSNIIADKAYGTAKLRQYIKDKAAVYTIPPKENTKDKWTCDYHVYCERHLIENFFNQLKNFRRIATRYDKLAHVYLATVYIASICILLK
- a CDS encoding Rep family protein, which encodes MRNGKRYKKPHYHVIYVARNPVTIESVRKKIKRKLGDSSVAHVEILDYIKGSYEYLTHESKDAIAKNKHIYDKKIISHINDFDLDRYITLDESQKRELRDQLIEIINQYGIVNLKELNVFLDWRGQDFGISNQRDVTDVIGSNGNLFRMSFDGNYQNGFRPQYARRVDPEAGETISGVDEQNK
- a CDS encoding replication protein — its product is MTVKNTKARHFGLLLYPDSIPNDWKGKLESLGISMAVSPLHDMDEKKMRIRGIVMMLYGMGSVIKNHITMLYTLLEIQ
- a CDS encoding CopG family transcriptional regulator, translated to MVISELKKRVMISLTKEQDKKLTDMAKQKGFSKSAVAALAIEEYARKESDQKK
- a CDS encoding ISLre2-like element ISLre2 family transposase, yielding MDILTEIEQNLVKSGSLFEAEQIILKGVLELGQVIMQNFLESLDRSLKSQAPANYQVINKQPRTLNFIFGPVTFQRRYYQAGTKKREFYLDQQLKIKPRRRLSPHYLMMMAKIAQTTTMRNTADILNLVFDSGITADSVMHAVHELGNQVAKQTQAKEHQATPRHMPKNLTIEGDAFMIKGKKEAGQLTLVHHYRVYERVANQIINRHDFLSVGHQGRLEARLSDYLDRHYKLAGQTIFLASDAGPGYEPAKLLSLVPQGAHGEYFLDRYHCLQKIEHTLGRHNELAMRAIKAVRHHDQAELTIILDTYESQNLTEKQADDLMRLRKYLQRNWRYILSPQMRGFKDIHLIGSVESSHRAFTYRMKKQGKSWTKQGAKAMIGLIEARMNGELQASLNTILEQLTVLPRVAQTSLLQEMHIRTGEFLRKAPTKPSIGAVQGIIPINTVTSRPMGQLFKALTH